One window of the Populus nigra chromosome 4, ddPopNigr1.1, whole genome shotgun sequence genome contains the following:
- the LOC133690472 gene encoding protein RGF1 INDUCIBLE TRANSCRIPTION FACTOR 1-like — translation MLVSSNLSLPPWLQALLTEKFFNACVIHEGARKNEKNIFCLDCCISICPHCLSPHGSHRLLQIRRYVYNDVLRLDDAQKLFDSAFVQSYTTNSAKVIFLNQRPLTRPVNNRGNICSRCDRGLQFPYLFCSISCKVDHILRTEGVSGLSSFLYDCKFLPLSEPGSDDGLMTPVSVLEPAPSSKTSSSSGGDGGVACRALACTATTEIVRKKRSSLTNSCRTMFPRDTVISTILMNRRKKAPNRAPLY, via the exons Atg TTGGTTTCATCAAATCTATCACTACCTCCTTGGCTTCAAGCACTTCTTACAGAGAAATTCTTCAATGCTTGTGTAATTCACGAAGGAGcaagaaagaatgaaaagaacatATTTTGCTTGGACTGTTGCATCAGTATCTGCCCTCACTGTCTGTCTCCTCACGGCTCTCACCGTCTCTTGCAG ATAAGGAGATATGtatataatgatgttttaaggCTAGATGATGCTCAGAAATTATTCGACTCTGCATTTGTTCAA TCCTATACTACAAACAGTGCAaaagtgatatttttaaatcaaaggcCACTAACAAGGCCAGTGAATAACAGAGGCAACATTTGTAGCAGGTGTGACAGAGGTCTGCAATTCCCTTATCTATTTTGCTCCATTTCTTGCAAG GTTGATCATATTTTGAGAACAGAAGGTGTAAGTGGGCTTTCAAGTTTCTTGTATGATTGTAAGTTCTTGCCTTTGTCCGAACCGGGTTCAGATGACGGCTTAATGACTCCAGTTTCGGTCCTTGAACCGGCCCCTTCGAGCAAGACAAGTTCTAGTTCAGGCGGGGATGGTGGGGTTGCTTGCAGGGCTCTTGCCTGTACTGCAACTACGGAGATtgtgagaaagaaaaggagtagCTTGACAAATTCATGCCGGACGATGTTTCCAAGAGATACGGTGATATCGACCATTTTAATGAACCGGAGAAAGAAGGCACCGAACCGGGCTCCTCTTTATTGA